The Mucilaginibacter terrae region ATTATTCCTACGAAAATAGGTCTACTTTTGAGCCGTCGACACATGATCAAACGAAGTCGTATTGACATTACCAGGGGTCGTCGTCTTCGCACATACCGCCAGACCGGCATAATAGTTGCCGGCCATGGCAAAAGTACTTGAACCAACGGCATACCAGTTTACACCATCAGGGGATTGAAACCCTGTAAAGACGTTTCCGACGCGTTGCAGTTTGAACCATACCGGGATCCAGGTGTACGCATTGCCGTATTTCCAGGTAGTTGCAGCGCCGGTCGATGACCGTACGCCAAACTGTGCCTGACGACCCGTTAGCAGAACGGTAAGCATGGCCGAATTAGCGTTCAGCGATTCACGCATGACCAGCCCCCACTTATAACCACCTGATGCCAGATTTACATTGGCCAGCCTTGTCGTTATGGTAAAATCTCCGTTCGCGCCCGTATATGCGAAACTGTAAGAGTCTGCCATTCCGCCAATATCCATGCCCGAACCGCTGACGATAAAGGTATTGTTGCCAACAGGGGCATAATTAGCAGCGCCGACAGTTGCAACAGTACCAATATCTGACCTCGACCAGCCGGCTGGCAATGCTCCTGCTGCAACCGGCGTTGCATGAACCTCGGCAGAATGATCGCTGGTACCTGATTGATTATTAGCCTGGACCACATAATAATAGTTTGTGCCATTAACTGCGGTTTTGTCGATATAGTTAGGGAGTGTATTGTTGGACCAAGAGGCCAGACTGGTATAAGGCCCACCGCTGGTTGTAGAACGCAATATGTTGTAACCCTGTGCAGTTGCAGCTGTTGGCGCAGTCCATTTTAATGAAACTTCCGAAACCCCGGCAGTGGCTACCAGCCCTGTAGGCACAGGAGCAACAGGGGAAGGGGGATATGGAGAAGCGGTAGCATCCCGTGTAAATGTCAAGGTGCCATAACCAAAATGGTCAGTACTGCCATGCTCCGGTCTTATCAGTTGGGCCATTTTTTTAACATTTGGCGTGCTTAAACCTTTAACGACAGCATAATGATTGTAAATTAATTCGTAAACCGGGCGGTCATCAATGCGGCCAAGCCCATTTATAGAAAGGTAATTTTGATTAACATTATCGCAATTATTGTAAGCCTGGTAAGGAACATTAAGCGACATGTTGGTCCTGGCTACATACTCAGCTCCGGCCAAAAGACGGTTGCTGTTGTATCCGAACAGATCCGTTCCCTGGTTCCAGGCCACCTGGCAGGCCGAACCTAAAAAACCCACACCTAATTGGGCATGCTCCTGGTCGCGCCCGCTTTCCTGCCATTGACCGAGTCCGTTGGGATGGATATACCAAACTGCATTATTAATGCTGCCGTTACCTGCACCGTTTTTAAAATAGTTTACCCCCTGATCATACTTCGCCCTATCGTCGCAAAGCACCCCGATAGTGAGAACTGCGCCGATATTACAGGCGTCCCAATTGGCCCAGTAATGGCTGATACAGGATCCGTTATGGCTGACCAGAAAATTGTTACAAAGCGGATACCAATAATTAAGCATCATGTTTTTAAACCGGGTAAAGTCCGCCGGAGCCCATCCGGGATAGGTCCGCAACACCTCAGCAGCCATAGCAAAATCAAACACAGGAATGCCGCCCAGCCCGGAAATATCATTACCTGTAGGGATCTGATTTACGGTCGATGACCAGGCATTACATATCCTGACTGCACAGTTTGCGTAACTGGTATCGCCGGATATGTACCAGCGGATGGTATTAAGGTAGGCGGCATGGGCATCAGCATCAGCCCGCTGTCGGCTGACGCCCATATTGGCCGCCGGCGCAGCCTTGTAGGTATTTTGCGCCAGCTTATCCTTAACGAGTAAATTCCAGTCGTCGATCCATGGGTGGGCGCCTGCGGCCACCTTGGCTTTCATACGATCCAGATCGGCCTGTGTGTGCAAGCCTCCAGGGTGCACAAAAGTCTGGGCCCGAGTGTGAAGGACCATGCTCATGCACGAGATCATTGTAAAAAGGATCGTCTTATAATATTTTGATTGATTATTCATGTTGTATTGTAGATAGATGTAAATTATTTAGTGTAATGCTCTGATCGTTATTGCTCGCCCGCAGTTATACACGGTCAGGTTGAGTGATCATGGATAGCTGTTCACAATTTACGGTTCCTGTCGGCTCTATGTGACCGAATGTCCTTGTCGCCATGATGAAGTAGTAGTTGCGCATCTCATAATTTAAAGACAATAAATCAACATGATGATACTCATCATTTAGCAATTAATTCGGAGGCGTTTCTATTCATAGCTGACAGACTTGATGGCTTCAGATTCCAACCGGATGGGGATGCGTTTAACGTTTGATCCGGCAAATGGATCGGCGCTAAAGTAGGTATATACTGCACCCACAGCACGCAGATCAATGATTCGGGCTATGCCCATTTTGACTGGTTCAGGGTAACATCAAACGAAAGGTAAGTTGATATAAAATGATAACAGCAAAATTTAAATTTCAATCTTTTGCTTTCATGAACATGTTCACTTTATCAATGATGACAATGGCGATAGCTTTTGGTCAGCGTAATGTTGCTGGTCAAGTGTTGAGACATTGTATTCAAAATAATGGCGGCAACAGACTAATGAGACGGTGACAAATGGTTGTAATAACAGGATTGTTTTTTCTTTAGATGAACCTATTCACCATGTATTTAGCATGCTTTACCCTGGAGCAGACGCGGTTCTTATGAATGATCGCTGCATGAAATTGGAGCCTTTCAGGGGCATGCCGCTGGATATACCGGAAATATCGGGGTGTCATCTTAGGAATGTAGGTTGTTTTTATTGCTTACCTTGATGAGCAAGGCGCCAGGATCAACAGGTATACCTTGCCTATTGATGTAAAAATATACGCATTGTATTTTTGATAGTATTCCACGGCAAAGGCAAGTTGTTGAAAGTTCCAAATTAGCAGATCACAACCTCCCTGAAAACTGAACTTTAATTTACTCGGTACTATGCTAAATTAACTTCGTTCACCAAAAAAAATACACTTTTCGGGGCTTAAAATGGAAGAAAGCTCAGTCATCAGCTATTAAGACCTTAGAACCCGTAAGCTCAAACTAAAAATCCATTAGTTCCTTTAAAGGGAGGTCCAGTGCGCTGGCCAGGTCCACAAGGCTCAGCATGGAAGGGTTGATCTCTCCCTTCTCGTACTTCTTCAGGTTGCTGTAATCTATGTTGCACCGCTGCGCAAGTTTACGGAACGACAAGCCCTGACGCTTACGCAGCAGCTCCAGGTGCTTGCCGAACCTGTTCAGTGTTTCTTGTTGCGCTTCGCTATACATGCCGGTTACGGTAGCGAAAATTGCAGTTTGACACCTTAAAAGTGTTGGTTTTTAAACCCACACTTGGTGTATTTGATCAAGGGTTTTTGGAAGCGTGATCTTGACGAAAGCCTTAACTATCCTATATGCCTATGCTTGACAAGTTCAAACGTGAGCCGACCGGTAATGACCGAAGCAATAGTAAACGCAGGGAACAGTTCTTATTCGGTATAGGCTTGCTTGTACTATGGCTACTAGTTTACATGTTCACCAGAAAATGAACGGCACACTCCCTCTGGCATTCGTAACCCTATTTGAGTCTGCACGAATCGTACAAATGTTTTATGATACGCAAAGCACTACCTTTGGCCTTTTCGCTGAAAAGAATGACCTGAAGACAGTTGGAAGCTTGCTTTGCAGGCAGGTCACCGATCTTTTTGTAAATCCGGGTAGGAATCTTTATGAGCTGGCACTTAATATTTAGGGCGTGTAGGCCGGTTATCGTATTAAGCCGAAAGCTGATAAAGGTCCTGCTCCAGGTCAAAAATAGCGGATCTGTCAAAGCCTGACTTTTGGAGCACTTTCAAGGCCGCAGTATTATTTCGGTTGACTATTGCCGCAATATCTTGTATGCCACTGGATCTTAACAACCGGATCACCTGCGGCAACAGGCCCGACATCAATGATTTGCCGGTCACGGACTTCCGCAGGTAAAACTCTATAAAATAAGGGTAGTTGTTCAGCTGGTAATGTTCCTTGGCAACCGCAGGTGGAATAATATCGATCACTCCGATCAGTTGGTTCTTCTTTTTGGAAATGATCAGATGGGTCTGGTTTCTGCCGCATTGCAGGTTAAGCAGGGTAGACCCAAGCCATGATTCAGCATCATGCACCGATTTGACCCGTTTTTCGGGTAAATACCGGAGCAGTTCTTTTTCTGAAAGCAGCTCGAATATGTCCATCGCCAGGCCAACCCTTGTTAATTGCTCCGGCGTATCCGCGGGACAGATCAGCAGATCGCTGCGTTCAATGTAAATGTGTTTCATAGATGTCAGCGGCAAAACGGGTATCTTTTATACCGCAACGGTAATGTCAGGGTATATGTTTGCCTTGTGGAAAAATCGGTTTTATGACGGTGTTAGGCTGATTGCCGCTCCGCCAGTTGACGGGCAAGAAAGATCAGTGCTGTTTCTAAAGGCACGCCGCTGGTACGGGAAACGAACTCAACCGGCCCGCCCTCGTCACCGCACCCGAAACATTTGTAAATGTTCTTGTCCGGGCTAACCATCAGGGAATTCGATTGATCAGCGTGGAACGGGCAATTGCCCTTCATCCCGCGGCGGCTGGTTTGTAACGGCAGGTATGCCGAAATCACGGTGACGATGTTGCTTTGTTGCTGCACCAGGTCGTACAGTTCTTGTTGTTCAGGAGAAATCATAGTCTGGCTAAATATAAACAACCAGTCGTTTTAAGCCAAGCGAGGGGAGTGAATTGTGGAAAAATCGGTCGGTCGGGTTTTTGAAACCGATGTTGGCTTATGCCGTGTTTCTTTCATTCTGTTGCTGAGGATAGCCGGGCAGGGGAAGTATGAGTGAACGGGTTGAACGGCAGTGATCGGGGGAGATGTCAGAGCGGGGCAAGTGCGGTTTTGGAAGGGTTTGCTGTGCTTTTGGTTACCGGCATTTATGTTTACCGGTAATGAAAGTTTCGTCGGGGCACGGGGAGGATTTCGTTTCAATTTATGGAATTTTTGACTTGTCTGCAGTTTTTAGCCCCTATGGCATCCCCTTCGGGCCGGGCTATCTGTTCTATCTTTTCTCCGAAAAGGATGCCACGGTTATCCCTGATGCTTTTATTTACGCTTCCGCACTTTTGCTGCGCTGCAAAAGCGGCCGCGGAACGTGCGCAAAACCATAAAACCAACCTTCACTTTATGCTGCCACGCTCCCGCCGTTCGCCGGGCAGCACGCCGTTCGTCAGGCTTTATGATTTTGTAATTGGCCGGGGAGGGTGGCTGCTTGTATTTTTATTAAAGCAGGCATACTTTCGCTCCGCTGCAAGTATGCCTGCT contains the following coding sequences:
- a CDS encoding alginate lyase family protein, producing the protein MSMVLHTRAQTFVHPGGLHTQADLDRMKAKVAAGAHPWIDDWNLLVKDKLAQNTYKAAPAANMGVSRQRADADAHAAYLNTIRWYISGDTSYANCAVRICNAWSSTVNQIPTGNDISGLGGIPVFDFAMAAEVLRTYPGWAPADFTRFKNMMLNYWYPLCNNFLVSHNGSCISHYWANWDACNIGAVLTIGVLCDDRAKYDQGVNYFKNGAGNGSINNAVWYIHPNGLGQWQESGRDQEHAQLGVGFLGSACQVAWNQGTDLFGYNSNRLLAGAEYVARTNMSLNVPYQAYNNCDNVNQNYLSINGLGRIDDRPVYELIYNHYAVVKGLSTPNVKKMAQLIRPEHGSTDHFGYGTLTFTRDATASPYPPSPVAPVPTGLVATAGVSEVSLKWTAPTAATAQGYNILRSTTSGGPYTSLASWSNNTLPNYIDKTAVNGTNYYYVVQANNQSGTSDHSAEVHATPVAAGALPAGWSRSDIGTVATVGAANYAPVGNNTFIVSGSGMDIGGMADSYSFAYTGANGDFTITTRLANVNLASGGYKWGLVMRESLNANSAMLTVLLTGRQAQFGVRSSTGAATTWKYGNAYTWIPVWFKLQRVGNVFTGFQSPDGVNWYAVGSSTFAMAGNYYAGLAVCAKTTTPGNVNTTSFDHVSTAQK
- a CDS encoding helix-turn-helix domain-containing protein, which codes for MYSEAQQETLNRFGKHLELLRKRQGLSFRKLAQRCNIDYSNLKKYEKGEINPSMLSLVDLASALDLPLKELMDF
- a CDS encoding GNAT family N-acetyltransferase, which codes for MKHIYIERSDLLICPADTPEQLTRVGLAMDIFELLSEKELLRYLPEKRVKSVHDAESWLGSTLLNLQCGRNQTHLIISKKKNQLIGVIDIIPPAVAKEHYQLNNYPYFIEFYLRKSVTGKSLMSGLLPQVIRLLRSSGIQDIAAIVNRNNTAALKVLQKSGFDRSAIFDLEQDLYQLSA
- a CDS encoding CHC2 zinc finger domain-containing protein, giving the protein MISPEQQELYDLVQQQSNIVTVISAYLPLQTSRRGMKGNCPFHADQSNSLMVSPDKNIYKCFGCGDEGGPVEFVSRTSGVPLETALIFLARQLAERQSA